One part of the Dioscorea cayenensis subsp. rotundata cultivar TDr96_F1 chromosome 2, TDr96_F1_v2_PseudoChromosome.rev07_lg8_w22 25.fasta, whole genome shotgun sequence genome encodes these proteins:
- the LOC120275563 gene encoding uncharacterized protein LOC120275563, giving the protein MTDMKGTTSTGTDLHFLHKEWDDISCPICMDHPHNAVLLICGSHDKGCRSYICDTSYRHSNCLDRFKKLRLNNAENSSQHSSSSIENSDSERLGLIHHHSEGSESFTGATLRRRTRLEIHEGSSLEENNSALVSGSSEALEENHSQEHGIVSEVQVEERTNPTESVEGSPVKLNCLKCPLCRGSVMGWMIAKEAREYLDLKTRSCSRESCSFSGNYRELRRHARRVHPTTRPGDVDPTRQRAWRRLEHQREYGDILSAIRSAMPGAIVLGDYVIDGADSLSRERGNSGSGEGSGPWWTSFFLFHMISSPASSHEEPRGSSRAWRTHRRRNLWGENLLVLQDDVGDGNFDGDDNPIPRRRRRFMRSRPDEEQP; this is encoded by the coding sequence ATGACAGACATGAAAGGAACCACATCCACTGGCACAGACcttcattttcttcacaaaGAATGGGATGACATCTCATGCCCCATCTGCATGGACCATCCTCATAATGCTGTCCTCCTTATCTGTGGTTCTCACGACAAGGGCTGCAGATCTTACATCTGTGATACTAGCTATAGACATTCAAATTGCCTGGACCGGTTTAAAAAACTGAGGTTGAACAATGCTGAGAACTCTTCTCAACACAGTTCGTCATCTATTGAGAATTCTGACAGTGAAAGGCTAGGCTTgattcatcatcattcggaggGTTCAGAAAGCTTTACAGGCGCGACCTTGAGGAGGAGAACCCGATTGGAGATTCATGAAGGTTCTAGTTTAGAAGAAAACAATAGTGCATTGGTTTCAGGATCATCTGAAGCATTGGAAGAAAACCACAGCCAAGAACATGGAATTGTTTCAGAAGTCCAAGTGGAAGAGAGGACAAATCCTACTGAATCTGTTGAAGGAAGCCCAGTCAAACTGAACTGTCTGAAATGCCCGCTTTGTCGAGGAAGTGTCATGGGATGGATGATTGCTAAAGAAGCAAGAGAATATTTGGACCTCAAGACAAGGAGCTGCTCTCGAGAATCATGCTCATTCTCTGGAAACTACAGGGAGCTCCGTCGACATGCTAGGCGAGTCCACCCGACCACCAGGCCTGGTGATGTTGATCCTACTAGGCAGCGTGCTTGGCGCCGTCTTGAACACCAACGGGAGTATGGAGACATCCTCAGCGCTATCAGATCAGCGATGCCCGGAGCAATTGTACTTGGGGACTATGTTATCGATGGCGCAGATAGCTTATCTCGCGAGCGCGGAAACAGTGGATCAGGTGAAGGTAGTGGACCATGGTGGACATCCTTTTTCCTATTTCACATGATTAGCAGCCCGGCCAGCTCGCATGAAGAACCAAGAGGCTCGTCAAGGGCTTGGAGAACTCATAGGCGCCGAAATCTCTGGGGCGAGAACCTGTTAGTCCTGCAAGATGATGTCGGTGATGGGAACTTTGATGGTGATGACAACCCAATTCCAAGGAGGCGTCGCAGGTTCATGCGATCAAGACCTGATGAAGAACAACCATAA
- the LOC120273647 gene encoding uncharacterized protein LOC120273647 — MIVWKSGLTTLASYSVKDHAGFRGSVRKGNWADWLRVDVGPASYLEGSGSGLDPVLEWDGEAPQCSVGESGRLLEGVDVLDVLVHKDIVKGAVLGDSHVSEMEDREEEYVSDESSYEFERSIRVSLPRLKERNSSPSNKATKGVRKSERHKKPSSRWNEEVGYVASLLDRPRRKSCVMIPLKRRRSSLGSVGCSGASSVVVDLSNNCSLRDDSDKVKYETLHPEGPSPIGCE; from the exons ATGATTGTATGGAAAAGTGGCCTGACAACACTTGCATCTTACTCTGTTAAAGATCATGCTG GCTTTCGTGGATCCGTTAGAAAAGGAAATTGGGCTGACTGGCTGAGGGTGGATGTGGGCCCAGCTTCTTACTTGGAGGGAAGTGGATCTGGATTGGATCCTGTCTTGGAGTGGGACGGGGAGGCGCCCCAATGTTCTGTGGGGGAATCTGGACGTTTACTTGAGGGTGTGGATGTCTTGGACGTTTTAGTACACAAGGATATTGTTAAAGGAGCGGTGTTGGGGGATTCTCATGTCTCTGAGATGGAGGATCGTGAAGAAGAGTATGTTTCAGATGAATCTAGTTATGAGTTTGAAAGATCGATCAGGGTGTCATTGCCAAGGTTGAAGGAGAGGAACTCGTCGCCATCTAATAAAGCAACAAAAGGGGTTAGGAAGAGCGAGCGTCACAAGAAACCGTCGTCCAGATGGAATGAGGAGGTGGGTTATGTGGCGAGCCTCCTAGATCGACCAAGAAGAAAGTCATGCGTGATGATTCCTCTGAAG aggagaagatcaagcttagGATCGGTGGGTTGTTCTGGGGCTTCTTCTGTAGTTGTTGACTTGTCAAACAACTGTTCCTTGAG GGATGACTCTGATAAGGTCAAATATGAGACCTTGCACCCAGAGGGGCCCAGTCCCATTGGATGCGAATGA